The following proteins are encoded in a genomic region of Acipenser ruthenus chromosome 4, fAciRut3.2 maternal haplotype, whole genome shotgun sequence:
- the LOC117400656 gene encoding histone-lysine N-methyltransferase EZH2-like isoform X2 has translation MGLTGKKCEKGPVCWRKRVKSEYMRLRQLKRFRRADEVKSMFNSNRQKIFERTDTLNQEWKLRRIQPVHIMTSCTVESGFSEFSKQVIPLKTLNAVASVPVMYSWSPLQQNFMVEDETVLHNIPYMGDEILDQDGTFIEELIKNYDGKVHGDRECGFINDEIFVELVSALGQYSDNEDEDDGDEENREYKLEKMESADTKDENDDLLKDQDLGAEGNGSENSKKFPSDKIFEAISSMFPDKGTSEELKEKYKELTEQQLPGALPPECTPNIDGPNAKSVQREQSLHSFHTLFCRRCFKYDCFLHPFHATPNTYIRKNMENLVDSKPCGLDCYMYLVQEGAREFAAALTAERVKTPPKRIVGRRRGRLPNSSSRPSTPTINMSEATDSDREAGGELGDGIDKDDDDKKDETSSSEANSRCQTPVKLRLSSESPENVDWSGADASLFRVLIGTYYDNFCAIARLIGTKTCRQVYEFRVKESSIIARAPAEDVDTPPRKKKRKHRLWATHCRKIQLKKDGSSNHVYNYQPCDHPRQPCDSSCPCVIAQNFCEKFCQCSSECQNRFPGCRCKAQCNTKQCPCYLAVRECDPDLCLTCGAAEHWDSKNVSCKNCSIQRGAKKHLLLAPSDVAGWGIFIKESVQKNEFISEYCGEIISQDEADRRGKVYDKYMCSFLFNLNNDFVVDATRKGNKIRFANHSVNPNCYAKVMMVNGDHRIGIFAKRAIQTGEELFFDYRYSQADALKYVGIEREMEIP, from the exons ATGGGCCTGACTGGAAAGAAATGTGAGAAAGGGCCGGTGTGTTGGAGGAAACGAGTGAAATCTGAATATATGCGACTGAGACAACTCAAGAGGTTCAGAAGAGCCGATGAGGTcaag AGTATGTTTAATTCTAATCGACAGAAGATTTTTGAACGAACCGATACCCTGAACCAGGAATGGAAACTGCGCCGGATACAGCCTGTGCACATCATGACATCT TGTACTGTGGAGAGTGGATTCTCCGAGTTTTCCAAGCAAGTCATTCCTTTGAAGACACTAAATGCTGTTGCGTCTGTCCCCGTCATGTACTCGTGGTCTCCCCTCCAGCAAAATTTCATG GTGGAAGATGAGACTGTTTTGCACAACATACCTTATATGGGTGATGAAATCCTTGACCAGGATGGGACCTTCATTGAGGAGCTCATCAAAAACTATGATGGCAAGGTCCATGGAGACAGAG AATGTGGCTTCATCAACGATGAAATATTTGTGGAGCTGGTGAGTGCTCTCGGTCAGTACAGTGATAATGAAGATGAGGACGACGGGGATGAGGAGAATCGCGAATACAAGTTGGAAAAAATGGAAAGTGCAGACACAAAGGATGAAAACGATGACCTTCTGAAAGACCAGGATCTTGGTGCAGAag gtAATGGAAGTGAAAACTCAAAAAAGTTCCCATCTGACAAGATATTCGAAGCAATTTCATCCATGTTTCCAGACAAGGGAACATCTGAGGAACTCaaagaaaa GTACAAAGAACTGACAGAGCAGCAGCTTCCTGGGGCACTCCCTCCTGAGTGTACCCCGAACATTGACGGACCAAATGCTAAATCTGTCCAGAGAGAGCAGAGCCTGCACTCCTTCCACACGCTCTTCTGCAGACGCTGCTTCAAATATGACTGCTTTCTTCACC CGTTCCATGCAACTCCCAACACATACATACGGAAGAATATGGAgaacttggtggacagtaagccTTGTGGTCTTGATTGCTACATGTATCTTGTGCAG gaagGGGCCAGGGAGTTTGCAGCAGCTCTTACAGCTGAGCGTGTCAAGACCCCACCAAAGCGTATTGTGGGACGTCGCAGAGGGAGGCTTCCCAACAGCAGCAGCCGGCCAAGTACCCCAACTATAAACATGTCTGAAGccacagacagtgacagagaggcCGGGGGTGAGCTGGGGGACGGTATTGACAAGGATGACGATGACAAAAAGGATGAAACGAGCTCCTCTG AAGCGAACTCGCGGTGCCAAACTCCAGTGAAGCTGAGGCTTAGCTCTGAATCTCCTGAGAATGTCGATTGGAGTGGAGCCGATGCCTCTCTTTTCAGAGTCCTTATCGGCACTTATTACGATAACTTCTGTGCAATAGCCAGGCTAATTGGGACAAAAACATGTAGACAG GTCTATGAATTTAGAGTAAAAGAATCTAGTATTATTGCACGTGCACCTGCTGAAGATGTAGACACTCCACCAAGAAAGAAGAAGAGGAAACACAG GTTGTGGGCCACACACTGTAGGAAGATCCAACTTAAAAAAG ATGGCTCCTCGAACCATGTGTATAACTATCAGCCATGTGACCACCCTCGCCAGCCCTGTGACAGCTCCTGTCCCTGTGTCATCGCTCAAAACTTCTGTGAGAAATTCTGCCAGTGTAGCTCCGAAT GTCAGAACCGGTTTCCTGGCTGCCGCTGCAAGGCTCAGTGCAATACAAAGCAGTGCCCCTGCTACCTGGCTGTGCGGGAGTGTGACCCAGACCTTTGCCTAACGTGCGGAGCAGCTGAGCACTGGGACAGCAAGAATGTCTCCTGCAAGAACTGTAGCATTCAGAGAGGGGCTAAaaag CACTTGCTGCTGGCCCCATCGGATGTTGCAGGATGGGGCATTTTTATCAAAGAGTCTGTGCAGAAGAATGAGTTCATCTCCGAGTACTGTGGAGAG atcaTCTCCCAGGATGAGGCAGACAGGCGGGGAAAAGTATATGACAAGTACATGTGCAGCTTCTTATTCAACTTGAACAATG ATTTTGTTGTGGATGCAACACGCAAGGGTAACAAGATACGATTTGCCAACCATTCTGTTAACcccaactgctatgcaaaag TTATGATGGTTAACGGTGATCACAGAATAGGTATATTTGCGAAAAGAGCAATCCAGACTGGTGAAGAACTGTTCTTTGATTACAG gtacAGCCAGGCTGATGCTCTTAAGTATGTGGGTATCGAAAGAGAAATGGAGATTCCGTGA
- the LOC117400656 gene encoding histone-lysine N-methyltransferase EZH2-like isoform X1: MGLTGKKCEKGPVCWRKRVKSEYMRLRQLKRFRRADEVKSMFNSNRQKIFERTDTLNQEWKLRRIQPVHIMTSVSSLRGTRECTVESGFSEFSKQVIPLKTLNAVASVPVMYSWSPLQQNFMVEDETVLHNIPYMGDEILDQDGTFIEELIKNYDGKVHGDRECGFINDEIFVELVSALGQYSDNEDEDDGDEENREYKLEKMESADTKDENDDLLKDQDLGAEGNGSENSKKFPSDKIFEAISSMFPDKGTSEELKEKYKELTEQQLPGALPPECTPNIDGPNAKSVQREQSLHSFHTLFCRRCFKYDCFLHPFHATPNTYIRKNMENLVDSKPCGLDCYMYLVQEGAREFAAALTAERVKTPPKRIVGRRRGRLPNSSSRPSTPTINMSEATDSDREAGGELGDGIDKDDDDKKDETSSSEANSRCQTPVKLRLSSESPENVDWSGADASLFRVLIGTYYDNFCAIARLIGTKTCRQVYEFRVKESSIIARAPAEDVDTPPRKKKRKHRLWATHCRKIQLKKDGSSNHVYNYQPCDHPRQPCDSSCPCVIAQNFCEKFCQCSSECQNRFPGCRCKAQCNTKQCPCYLAVRECDPDLCLTCGAAEHWDSKNVSCKNCSIQRGAKKHLLLAPSDVAGWGIFIKESVQKNEFISEYCGEIISQDEADRRGKVYDKYMCSFLFNLNNDFVVDATRKGNKIRFANHSVNPNCYAKVMMVNGDHRIGIFAKRAIQTGEELFFDYRYSQADALKYVGIEREMEIP; encoded by the exons ATGGGCCTGACTGGAAAGAAATGTGAGAAAGGGCCGGTGTGTTGGAGGAAACGAGTGAAATCTGAATATATGCGACTGAGACAACTCAAGAGGTTCAGAAGAGCCGATGAGGTcaag AGTATGTTTAATTCTAATCGACAGAAGATTTTTGAACGAACCGATACCCTGAACCAGGAATGGAAACTGCGCCGGATACAGCCTGTGCACATCATGACATCTGTAAGCTCCTTACGTGGGACCAGAGAG TGTACTGTGGAGAGTGGATTCTCCGAGTTTTCCAAGCAAGTCATTCCTTTGAAGACACTAAATGCTGTTGCGTCTGTCCCCGTCATGTACTCGTGGTCTCCCCTCCAGCAAAATTTCATG GTGGAAGATGAGACTGTTTTGCACAACATACCTTATATGGGTGATGAAATCCTTGACCAGGATGGGACCTTCATTGAGGAGCTCATCAAAAACTATGATGGCAAGGTCCATGGAGACAGAG AATGTGGCTTCATCAACGATGAAATATTTGTGGAGCTGGTGAGTGCTCTCGGTCAGTACAGTGATAATGAAGATGAGGACGACGGGGATGAGGAGAATCGCGAATACAAGTTGGAAAAAATGGAAAGTGCAGACACAAAGGATGAAAACGATGACCTTCTGAAAGACCAGGATCTTGGTGCAGAag gtAATGGAAGTGAAAACTCAAAAAAGTTCCCATCTGACAAGATATTCGAAGCAATTTCATCCATGTTTCCAGACAAGGGAACATCTGAGGAACTCaaagaaaa GTACAAAGAACTGACAGAGCAGCAGCTTCCTGGGGCACTCCCTCCTGAGTGTACCCCGAACATTGACGGACCAAATGCTAAATCTGTCCAGAGAGAGCAGAGCCTGCACTCCTTCCACACGCTCTTCTGCAGACGCTGCTTCAAATATGACTGCTTTCTTCACC CGTTCCATGCAACTCCCAACACATACATACGGAAGAATATGGAgaacttggtggacagtaagccTTGTGGTCTTGATTGCTACATGTATCTTGTGCAG gaagGGGCCAGGGAGTTTGCAGCAGCTCTTACAGCTGAGCGTGTCAAGACCCCACCAAAGCGTATTGTGGGACGTCGCAGAGGGAGGCTTCCCAACAGCAGCAGCCGGCCAAGTACCCCAACTATAAACATGTCTGAAGccacagacagtgacagagaggcCGGGGGTGAGCTGGGGGACGGTATTGACAAGGATGACGATGACAAAAAGGATGAAACGAGCTCCTCTG AAGCGAACTCGCGGTGCCAAACTCCAGTGAAGCTGAGGCTTAGCTCTGAATCTCCTGAGAATGTCGATTGGAGTGGAGCCGATGCCTCTCTTTTCAGAGTCCTTATCGGCACTTATTACGATAACTTCTGTGCAATAGCCAGGCTAATTGGGACAAAAACATGTAGACAG GTCTATGAATTTAGAGTAAAAGAATCTAGTATTATTGCACGTGCACCTGCTGAAGATGTAGACACTCCACCAAGAAAGAAGAAGAGGAAACACAG GTTGTGGGCCACACACTGTAGGAAGATCCAACTTAAAAAAG ATGGCTCCTCGAACCATGTGTATAACTATCAGCCATGTGACCACCCTCGCCAGCCCTGTGACAGCTCCTGTCCCTGTGTCATCGCTCAAAACTTCTGTGAGAAATTCTGCCAGTGTAGCTCCGAAT GTCAGAACCGGTTTCCTGGCTGCCGCTGCAAGGCTCAGTGCAATACAAAGCAGTGCCCCTGCTACCTGGCTGTGCGGGAGTGTGACCCAGACCTTTGCCTAACGTGCGGAGCAGCTGAGCACTGGGACAGCAAGAATGTCTCCTGCAAGAACTGTAGCATTCAGAGAGGGGCTAAaaag CACTTGCTGCTGGCCCCATCGGATGTTGCAGGATGGGGCATTTTTATCAAAGAGTCTGTGCAGAAGAATGAGTTCATCTCCGAGTACTGTGGAGAG atcaTCTCCCAGGATGAGGCAGACAGGCGGGGAAAAGTATATGACAAGTACATGTGCAGCTTCTTATTCAACTTGAACAATG ATTTTGTTGTGGATGCAACACGCAAGGGTAACAAGATACGATTTGCCAACCATTCTGTTAACcccaactgctatgcaaaag TTATGATGGTTAACGGTGATCACAGAATAGGTATATTTGCGAAAAGAGCAATCCAGACTGGTGAAGAACTGTTCTTTGATTACAG gtacAGCCAGGCTGATGCTCTTAAGTATGTGGGTATCGAAAGAGAAATGGAGATTCCGTGA